The DNA sequence GTTTCACACTGGGAATCGAAATCCCAGGAGTAGAAACCGCCTCCGCTTCGTTTCTCTCTGATACACAACCTGTCACCACCTCCGATCAGCCACTGAAAATCGTTAAGAAGGGTATCGAATTCGCAAGCAATAATCCGCCAGTACTTCCCATAGCTCGGTTTATTTCCCGAGAGCTGAAGCAAGCTCCGGAAGAAGCACTGGGCATCGGTGAAATCATTCATCGCCTGCTCGAACTCATCTCAAAAGGGAAAATCTCCTGCAACACTACAGCGATGGAGCAGGAGATCCAACGTCAGCTCAGAATTAAATGTATACCGAAGCAACGGCATACAAAACTTACTCGGGAAATCCTTGCTCACATAAACCGGCTTATTGAATCCCCCGTATGGGAAATTATCAAACCTCAGTCCGATGCCTATGCTGAACTGCCAATCATTTACCACGATGGAGAACGAATATTGAGCGGAAGGATCGATCGAATCATTGTTCATGAAGGGGAAGTTCGAGTCTATGATTACAAAACATTCCCGATAAAAAAAGGTGAAATCGCGGACCTTACGGCTGAGTATAACAAGTTTCAGTTAAGTTATTACAGATCGGCAGTCAGCGAACTCTTTCCTAACAAGAAAGTAAAGACTTTTGTAATCTTTACCGATATTGCGCTGATCGTTCCGGTTGATACCGAATGACCTACTGGGGAGTCAACTTTGCATAAGGTACGATCATCTCCTCCATTGAGATCCCGCCGTGCTGGAAGCTATTTTTATAAGTCTTTTCATACTCCCGAGGTTTTGTGGGATAGATAAAATAATAATCTGAACGGGCGAGCGCATATTTCACTCCTCGATGTTCAGCAGGCAGTGCATAACTTTCAGGGTTTGATATTAATAAAGCATCTTTCTCTTCAACTCTTATCGCTGCACCGTGCTTGTAACGTAAATTCGCTGAAACTTCCCTTGATCCGTAAATCAGCGTAGGTCGTTTTACCCTGATAAATCCGTGGTCGCTGGTGATAATAATAATGCATTCCCGGCGGGCAAATTCCTTAAGCAGTTCATAGATAAACGATGATGCAAACCAGACACGAGTGACCCCAACCAGTGACGCATCATCGGTTATCATCTCATTTAACAGCCGGGTCTGTTTTACGGAATGAATCAGTAAATCAAGAAAGTTGATGATGATCACACTAAGGCGGATATTAGTATCAAAAAGAATGGTTTTTAACTGATTTAACTCTTCACCATGTGATGTTTTTACAAATGAAAAACGTGATTTGAATCCAAGTCGGCGCAGATTTTCAGCTAACAGTTCCTGTTCGTACCGATTCTGTCCGGTTTCTTCAAATACCCACCACGCTGGATAGCGCCGGTAAATCTCGAGAGGTAACAAACCGCTGAAAATGGCGTTTCGGGAATACGGCGTAGCACTGGGCAGGATTGAGAAGTAAAAGTTAGTTTCAATTTGATAAAAATCCTTCAGTAGCGGAAGAATCGCCAGCCATTGATCATAGCGCATGGAATCTAAAACAATAAAATAGATCTGGCGGTAACGGTCCCAGAGCGGCTTTACAATTTTCTCCAGTATCTGATGACTGAGTAAAGGGCTTTCCCCTGAAAGCCACTGGGGATAGTTTTCTTCAATAAATAGACTGAACTTGTTATTGGCTGCTCGATGCCGTTCCTGAAGGATCTCTTTCAGACCGGAATCGTCGTAACGGTGGATGATATGATTCCAATAGTTCAGGAGAAAATAGTAATCTGCCCAATCCCCTGCACTTTCTAAGTCCCTTGCTTCGTTAATGGTTTGAACAAATTCTCTGCCCATTTGAGTCACTACTAGTTTTCGTTTTTCCAGCAAACGTTTTATGACGGCAAGAAGCTGAGCAGGAGTAAAAGGTTTAATAATAAAATCATCGACCATTTTGCCGAGCGCTTCGTTGATCAGTGCTTCATCATCGGACTTAGTGACCATCGCCACAAAAACTTGGGGATCAATTTCTTTGATCCGACGCAGTACATCAAGCCCCTGCATCCCGGTCATCATTTGATCCAGTAAAATAAGATCAAATGATTGCGATCTTAACAACGACAAACCGTCCGGTCCGTTAGTTGCAGTTGTAACCTGATAACCTTTCTTTTCCAGTGTGTAAATAAATGGACGGAGCAGATCAATCTCATCGTCAATCCATAGCAGTTTCATGGTTTTTCCACGGGTAAATAAATAGCAAAAACTGTTCTTCCCGGCTGACTTTCCTTTAAAACCAACCGTCCCCGGTGATAGCCCTCTACGATCCGCTTTGCAAGTGTCAAACCGACACCCCAGCCATAACGTTTAGTCGTCACTCCGGGTTCAAATAATTTGGTGGTTTTTACTCCTTCGCCGGTATCCATTACTTCAACTTCAACCCATCGGTGATCGGATGTAAGCTGAAGTTTTACCCTGACCTCCCCGGTTTTTTCGCCAATCGCATCGATGGAGTTTTTGAGTAAGTTTTCGAGCGTCCAGGATAACAGCACGGAATCTACCATTACTACCGGACGGTCTTTTAGCTCAAGAACTATATTTACTCCCCGTGGAGAACGCCGTCTTACGAACTCAACAGTACTTTCTACAATCTCATTTAATGTTCTTTTTTCGAGATCCGGCGGCAATCCGATACGGCTGAAACGACTGAGCACCTCGTTTATACGTGCTAGGTCTTCTTCCATCTGGCGCACAATTTCTGTTTCTCCGTTTTCTCTTAACACATCAAGCCAGGCAGTGAAAGAAGATACCGGTGTTGCAAGCTGATGCGCTGTTTCTTTTGCAAGCGCTGTCCAGATATGCTCCTGCTCTCGTCTTTTATATTCGAGTATACCGACAACACCGGTAGCTACGAATGCAAGAAAAAGAATCAGCTGGATCAATGAAAAATAGCGGAGCAGCCTGACCGAATTAAAGAGACTGCTGGTAATCCGACGGAGAATGACGGTTGCCGGCGATGTTCCATAGTGAATTACATTTAGACAGCGTAAAGAATCACCCTCGCGCACCATGACTGGAATTGGGGCGTGTTCGGCGTCAAGTTTCTTGATTTGCTGGAGAAGTTGTGAGCGAGAAGTATCTGCGTCATTAATGTTCCGGAAAGTTACAGGATTACCCTCGGGGTCAGTGATAATTACCGGAAAATCGATTTTCTGAATTACTTCATCAAATATTATGTCCAATTCAGCAGACCCCCCATCATCAGGTTCTGTTATTTGACTCATAAAGCGGGCATAAATTCGAGTGCGGAGCTGAGTTTCGCTTTCAAGCTGATGATACAGAGTAGCAGCATAATTGCGCCACAACCGTGATAATTTCATGAGGAGAAACTGGGAATAAAAAAACCAGATGCCGGCGAATACAATTAAGCCAACGGCAAAGTACGCCTGCAAACCTCGGGATCCAATTCCGATTTTAATTTTATTCAATTTATTTTAATATACAGCTGCCATTTTCAAAAGTCAATGAGCGTTTTGCTTTAAATACAGAACGGCCAGTTTACTATATTATTTATTGACTCTGAGAATATTATCAGTATGCTATTCAAATGCCGATCATTGGGACAATCGCGATCGTGGCATCAAGCTTAATTGCGCCTCCAGAATCATTAGCAGTGCGCGACAACCCGAATGATCAAGGAAGGGCAATTTTAATTAGCTGGGTTTATCCCCAAACTGAATCAATAATTGGCTTCCGGATTTTTCGAGCCTGTTCGCTTCCGGATAAATTTGCCGCGTTGAATAGCGAACTCATTATTGGAACTGAATATCTGGACAGTGATACCATGCTCTGTGACGGGGTTCCCTACTATTATTTCATCCGTGTTTACAGTGCCTATGATTCAGCCGATTCGCCGGTGATTGGGCCGGTCGTTTCAAGCGCCCAGTGGTTTAATACGGATAGATTTAATGTTCTAGTTCTTGCGGTAATTATAAACGGTCTTTTCATTTTCTACCTGCTAAGGGCACGGCGCAACACAGGAATGTTTATTCGAAAAATCAACGGCTTGGATGCAATTGATGAAGCACTGGGAAGAGCAACAGAAATGGGAAAACCTGTCTTATTCAGTTTCGGGCTCGGGTACATAACTGACATGGTTGTTATCGCCGCATTGCCCATCTTACGCCGGATTGCAAGCAAAACCGCTCAATATGCGGTGCGTCTTATTGTTCCCAATTCTGATCCACTTGTTATGACTACAGCGCAAGAAACGGTTAAGGAGGCATATACTGAGGCGGGACGACCCGATCTTTATAATCAGGACAATATCAGTTTTCTGACTTCCGATCAGTTTGGCTACGCTGCAGGAGTTGATGGTATTATTTTACGTGAAAAACCAGGGGCTATTTTCTGGCTTGGGTATTTCTATGCCGAATCTCTGATCATGGCGGAAACGGGTCACAGCATCGGAGCAATTCAGCTTGCTGGTACTACTGAAACCACACAACTTCCTTTTTTTGTTGCGGCATGTGATTATACTATGATAGGTGAGGAAATTTACGCCGCATCCTGCTATCTCAAACCCGAACCGATTATGCTAGGTACTATAAAAGGCGAAGATTTTATTAAATTTCTGTTGATTATATTAATCTCATTAATAGTATTATTGGGTACTGCTGCTCGCCTACTGCCGAATGAGGCGCCATTTCTTAACAATTTATTTGGGACAATTGTTAACTGGTTTACACCTAAATCATAAGTCTATGTTGCACCGCACCGGTCCGCTGATTTTGGTCTTTGGAACTGCACTTTTGTTGATTATAGCCTTTTTTATACCCCATAAACCATTCGGAGATCTTGAGGCACGGTTTCTCAACTGGTATGCTATAATTTCTGGCTTCACATTTCTGCTGGGACTGGATTCACTTGCCCGCCATCATCTGATTAAAATCGCGCGCCGTGAAAAAGGGTGGTTTTACAGCTTGCTTTTAGTTACCAGTCTCTTTGGCACTCTTTTTTTGGGTCTATATTCGTGGGTTCGATATGCCAGTCCCTTTGCACTTAACGCACCTTTTATGTGGTTATACAAGTTTATGATCATTCCCCTGCAAGCCACGATGTTTGCAACACTTGCTTTCTTTATTTTTTCTGCTGCTTATCGCGCTTTCCGGGTCCGTAATTTGGCTGCTACTCTTTTGCTCATAGCTGCATGTCTCGTAATGCTCGGCAATGTTCCAATCGGCAGCTCCATTTGGGGAGGAATAAGTTGGTTGATCCATCAAATCTTTCCCAATACCAACTTAGAGATATTAAAACGATGGGAACTTTTTGCTGCAGCTAAAGACTGGCTAATGGCCATTCCCCAGGCTGCTGCGGGGAGGGGAATTGGTATCGGACTTGCCCTGGGAGGAATAGCAATGTCCCTGCGCATAATTCTGGGTATTGAGCGTACTTATCTGTCTTCATAGAGCCGTATGAAAGTAACTCTCCTTCCAATGTGGCGAACATTGGCATCAATCGACAGGAGAATTATTTACCTTCTCCTGACAATCGTAGTAGTACTGCCACTTATTATCCACCCCAAAATTAAAGTAAGGGTATCCGAACCAGTTCGAGCCGCGTTCAAGTCGATTGAAAAATTGCCACAAAATTCTGTAGTAATGATCTCAATTGATTTTGACCCTTCGTCGGCTCCTGAGGTCCAGCCCATGCTAATTGCCATATTAAGACATTGCTTTAAGAAAAACTTAAAAGTGATTTTAACCGGTCAGCTTGCATTAGGATTACCATTGGGAGAAATCGCTCTAAATCAGGTTTCAGGCGAATATAACAAGGTTTATGGCAAAGACTATATAAATATTGGTTACCGCCCTGGATCTACAGCACTGATGGTTGGCATTGGACGCGAAATCAGAGATTTTTTTAAAACTGATTATCAAGGCGTTCCTCTGGATAGCTTTGAATTTATGCGTCGAGTCCATAATTATCATGACATTGCACTACTTGTTACTCTCGCGCATGGTGCCGTTGCCGACGCCTGGATACAATATGCTGGTGCGCGGTTTAATCAAAAAATCATCGTCGGATGCACAGGAGTAAATGCACCAAACATGTATCAGTATCTCAGCGCCCAGCAGATCGCCGGACTTATCGGCGGACTACAGGGGGCTTCTGAGTACGAAACTCTTGTAGAAAAACCTGGCGCCGCTACACTTGGAATGCCCGCTCAATCGACCGCTCATGCTCTGCTAATAATACTATTAATTATCGGTAACATCGGATTTATTTTGACCAAGAAAAAGAAGTAACTCATGAGCGGCGATTTAATCGGCACCTGGCTGGCAGCAACTTTGACAATTGCGATATTCTCATTCCTTTACCGAGATAACCCGCTTTATCGTGCAGCTGAACACGTTTACGTCGGGATTTCTGCCGGTTTCGCAGTAATATATGCATGGGCATTTGATGTTTATCCCATGCTTGTCGAATCATTTAAAGCGCAGCTCGGTGCTAAAAATTATTTCGAAGCCTATATATTAGTAATCCCTGCACTGTTGGGATTGGCAATGCTGTTACGGTCCATTCCCAAACTGACTTGGATTTCAAGGTGGCCAATATCATTTACCATAGGCATCGGAGCGGGGCTCGGGCTAATAGCCGCTATTCAGGGATATCTGTTGCCTCAGATATTTGATACATTGAGACCGTTGGTAACCATTAACAATGCTATTATCTACATCGGCGTTATTACAACCTTAACATATTTTTATTTTTCACGAGAGCACAGGGGTTTGACTGGTGTCGTTGCCCGCATTGGAATTATATTCATTATGGTAGCATTTGGCGCATCATTCGGTTATACAGTCATGGCACGCGTCTCTCTGCTTATCGGAAGATTTTATTTTTTATTCCACGACTGGCTGCCTCTAATCCGATAATATCCATCTGAATCGCAACAGTTAGAAAATTAATTTCTTGACAGCGAATGAACAATCAATATATTAAATAAGTTGAAGTTAGAAAAATTGGGGCGATTAGCTCAGCTTTGGTTAGAGCGCTTGCTTGACATGCAAGAGGTCACCTGTTCAAATCAGGTATCGCCCATTCAACCAATAGTCCCACACAGCATGCGATAATATGAAAGAACATTTTGCCAATCTCCGATGTCTACAGGAAATTGATAACGAAATAAAAAACCTGCGAGAACGCTTGAACGAACTGCCAGGTAAAGTAACTGACATCCAAAAAAGGTGTGAGGCAATTAAAACAATTCTCGAGGGGAAAAAACAATTACTGCAAGAATCAAAAAAGCAATACAAACTGGCAGATGTAGATTTGCGTGCTGCCGAAGAAAAGATTGCCGCCTATTCGGTTCAACTTTACTCAGCCAAGGATAATGTTCAATACAAGGCATTAATCAAGGAGATTGAAACGCAAAAGAAGGTAAAAAATGACATTGAAGATCGCATCATTTACCTGCTAGAAAGCATCGAAAAGCTGGAAAGAGAAATCCAGGAGCTGGAAAAGACGGTTGCTCAAGCGGAAACTGATGCCAAAAATAGGATTTCAGTTTTAGAGGAGGAAAGAAAAGAGTTGGAAAAAGCCGTTTCAGAACGCGAGTCCCAGAGAACACATCTCGCCGAGTTGCTGCCTGCTGATTTGTTAAGACGGTATGAACGAATCCGCATAAGTAAAGGAGGAATAGCTGTAACTAATACGGAAAATGACAGATGTAACGGTTGTTTAAGCCCAATTCCTCCGCAGCGAATATTAGAAATTGAAAGGCAAGACAAACTATACCTTTGTGAGGCATGTGGGCGAATACTGCTGCCGGCCGAAAAGAAAACTCATCCTGCAAATTAGTGAAACCAAAATCGCCTGCTACAGACGCTCAGCCTTATACAGTACAGGTTGACGGTTCTTCACGCAATAATCCTGGCCCGGCGGGTATCGGTGTGGCTGTTATTGCGCCCAACGGCCAGCTTATCAAAGAAATAAGCCGATTTATTGGTATAAAAACAAACAATCAGGCTGAATATGAAGCGTTGATTACGGCGTTAACCGAGATAAAAAATATGAATATCCAATCTGTTACGATTCAGACCGACTCTGAGTTACTTTACTACCAGTTAACTGGAAAATACTCAGTTAAAAGCGACAAACTCAAACCCCTGTATCAGCGTGCCAAGCAACTGCTTGATTCTCTATCAAATGTCAAATTCATTCTCGTCCCGAGAAAATGTAATCGATTGACTGATAAGCTTGCCAAGAAGGCGTCTTCTCTTGTCGCATCTCGTTAAAAAGAATGAAAAGGGCACGTAACTTTGCAATTACATGGTTAATGCCCCTTGGTACGTTACTTCAATTCATACTTCCCAGATGGTTGGTAACAAAAATCGCCATATTTATCGGCGGACTGGCATGCCGATTGAGCCCACGCAAACGGGAAAAATTGATAGAAAATTACCGTCATATTTTAGGTAGGCAGCGGAGTCAAGCTGAATTGACCCAAATTGCCTGCCGGGCTTTTAAAAACTTAGCTCTCTTTTATGCTGACCTGCTGCGTGTTCCTGTAATGAAAAAAAGGACCGCTCTCCTAGGTACTTTTGACCCTCGAAATATCAATCGTGTATTGAAACAGAACCGGAGTGCCATATTAGTAACTGCTCACATCGGAAACTGGGATTTGGCGGGAGTCTTCCTGACTGCTTTAGGTTATCCTCTGTCAGCAGTTGTAGAACCAATACCGCGAGGCTGGACAAAGACATTTGATCGCTACCGCCGAGCCTGTGCCATGGAAACCATTCCAATTCCAGAACATAATCGGATTAATCGTGCGATAGAACGAGGTAAAATTGTAGCACTGGTTGCCGATCGTGACCTAACAGGACACGGAATCATCTGTCCAGCATTTGATGCATACCGTTTCTTTCCTAAAGGACCGGCAGTTTACGCACTACGCCATCGTATTCCAGTTGTGATCGGTTATTTTATTTATCAGAAAAGAAAGAACCTTCCTCCCTACATGGGTGTAATTGAACCGCCAATTGAATTTCAGCCAACAGCGAACATGGATGAAGATATTCACCGCTTGACTTCGATAATTGCTTTTAAACTAAATCAAATTATCAGCAGTTATCCTGATCAATGGTTAGTATTTAACGCCGACTGGAAATGCGGAAAATAAAAGTAAAAATTAAAAGACTAGTTAAAAACATCCCCCTGCCATTTCAAAGTACACCGGGCGCTGCCGGCTATGATCTTGCAGCTGCTGAAGACGCAATAATAAAACCCCACAGCTTTGGCGTTGTTCGCACGGGAATAGCTATCGAATTGCCCACTGAGATCGAAGCTCAAATTCGGCCTCGTTCCGGACTCGCTATGCATAAGGGCATCGGTGTGTTAAACAGTCCTGGCACAATTGATCCTGATTATCGCGGTGAACTTAAAGTAATTCTATTTAACTGTTCTGATGCTGACTTTAAAATCAAATTTGGTGATCGCATTGCCCAGATAGTGTTTTCTCAGAGATTACAAATTGAATTTCAAGAAACAAAACAATTGACAAAAACTTTACGCAATGAAAAAGGCTTCGGCCACACTGGGTAATGAATGCGAATCTGTTTAGTATCCAGCGCGTACCGTCCTTATATTTCGGGGGTTGGGGAACATGTCCATTACCTTGGCTCTGAGCTTCAAAAAATGGGACATACTGTCCATGTGCTTACTTCGACTTGCCGGACTATTTCGGAAAATGATTTATTACCAACGATGAGACTCGGTACCGGGTTGACAATACCCTTTGCTGGAGGAGAGTTTACTCTTCCGGTTGGCGCAAGACTGGCGCCAGAGGTAAAAAATTTTTTAAAAAAACATACATTCGATATTGTCCACTGCCACGGCATTTTCCCCCCGGAACTTGCATACTGGGCAGCAATATACGCTACTTGCCCTACAGTAGTTACCTTCCACACCGTGACACCACATCTGCCTCCTTTTTTATGTAACCTTGCCGCTTTCTCACTTAAAAAATTGAATGCCAAACTAGCTGCAAAAATCGCTGTTTCTCAGGCTGCTAAACGATGGGCAGAAAAATTCTTCCCTGGGGAGTATCATGTAATTCCCAATGGCGTTGACCTCAGCAATTTCTCCCCTAACGCCCCCCCCGCACTTTCACCGGCACATCCGAGAATTATTTATGTAGGAAGACTTGAAAAAAGAAAAGGGTTGAAATATCTTATCCTTGCCCTGCCGGCTGTATTAAAAGAATTTCCGAAAGCAAGCTTGGTTGTAGTGGGTTATGGCCCCTTAAAAAATTATGTTATGCAACTTGCGCACAAAATAAAAGTATTGGACTCTGTTCAATTTGTAGGGCCGGTATCAAATAGTAAACTTCCGGGATACTATACTTCCTCCACTGTCTATGTTGCTCCAACGATAAACCCTGAGGCCATGGGAATAGTTCTTATTGAAGCAATGGCATGCGGAATTCCCGTCATTGCTTCAGATATATCTGGATATGATGAAATTATTACTAATGGAGTAAACGGCATACTAGTTCCCAGAAGAAATATTGCAAAGCTGGCCGAAGCAATCATTACCCTTATATCAAATTCAAATTTGAGAAACCGCATTTCAGAAAACGCACTACGATATGTAGCACAATATGACTGGAAAAACATTGCCGCTCATATTGAGTCAATTTATAACCAAATAACCCAATGAAACGCCCGCTAAAGATCTTGCTAGTATCTGCAGCGTATCGCCCATATCCATCAGGGGTAAGCGAACATGTCCATAATCTGGCATCGGCACTTACGACGTTGGGTCATTCGGTAACAATTTTAACCACACATTTTCCGAAATTTCAAAAATTAGCACCTGTCGATAATATTGAAGTTCCGATAATACGTTATGGCAAGGCTATTCTGCTTCCGCTTAATCGCTCCTATGCCACTTTACCGGTTGGAGCAAAATTATCCAAACAAATTGCTGCTTTCCTTCGCAGCTATCATTTCGACATCGTGCATTGCCACGGCTTCTTTTTCCCTGAAATATCTTACTGGGCCTTAATCCACAGTAATTCGGTTAATGTCGTAACTTCTCTAACCGCAGGATTCAAAATCCATAGATTTGGAAGTCCAGTGTTCCGGATGATATTTTCAAAGGAAATAAAAAAGATCCATGGTAAAATCGCAATTTCAAACCGGGCCCGCATGGCCATCGAGCCTTATTTACCCGGTGAATACCGTATTATTCCCTCGGGGGTTAATTTAAAACTATTTCAACCGGGTTATAAGCCCAAGATTGAAAAAAAAACCGGCGAAAAAATTATACTTTTCCTTGGAAGATTAGACAAAAGGAAAGGTTTAGAGGTTCTCATCCAGGCAATGCCAGATATTATCAACTCTGTACCGAATACCCGTTTAATTATAGTAGGTCAAGGCCAAAGGAAGGAACACTACGTTAAAATGGTACATGAGCTCGGCTTAGCGAAAAGAGTTGCTTTTCTTGGCGCCGCGCGCGCGGACGAACTGCCTAGCTATTATTGCAGTGCA is a window from the candidate division WOR-3 bacterium genome containing:
- the dut gene encoding dUTP diphosphatase: MKVKIKRLVKNIPLPFQSTPGAAGYDLAAAEDAIIKPHSFGVVRTGIAIELPTEIEAQIRPRSGLAMHKGIGVLNSPGTIDPDYRGELKVILFNCSDADFKIKFGDRIAQIVFSQRLQIEFQETKQLTKTLRNEKGFGHTG
- a CDS encoding DUF6754 domain-containing protein, which codes for MPIIGTIAIVASSLIAPPESLAVRDNPNDQGRAILISWVYPQTESIIGFRIFRACSLPDKFAALNSELIIGTEYLDSDTMLCDGVPYYYFIRVYSAYDSADSPVIGPVVSSAQWFNTDRFNVLVLAVIINGLFIFYLLRARRNTGMFIRKINGLDAIDEALGRATEMGKPVLFSFGLGYITDMVVIAALPILRRIASKTAQYAVRLIVPNSDPLVMTTAQETVKEAYTEAGRPDLYNQDNISFLTSDQFGYAAGVDGIILREKPGAIFWLGYFYAESLIMAETGHSIGAIQLAGTTETTQLPFFVAACDYTMIGEEIYAASCYLKPEPIMLGTIKGEDFIKFLLIILISLIVLLGTAARLLPNEAPFLNNLFGTIVNWFTPKS
- a CDS encoding HAMP domain-containing sensor histidine kinase — translated: MNKIKIGIGSRGLQAYFAVGLIVFAGIWFFYSQFLLMKLSRLWRNYAATLYHQLESETQLRTRIYARFMSQITEPDDGGSAELDIIFDEVIQKIDFPVIITDPEGNPVTFRNINDADTSRSQLLQQIKKLDAEHAPIPVMVREGDSLRCLNVIHYGTSPATVILRRITSSLFNSVRLLRYFSLIQLILFLAFVATGVVGILEYKRREQEHIWTALAKETAHQLATPVSSFTAWLDVLRENGETEIVRQMEEDLARINEVLSRFSRIGLPPDLEKRTLNEIVESTVEFVRRRSPRGVNIVLELKDRPVVMVDSVLLSWTLENLLKNSIDAIGEKTGEVRVKLQLTSDHRWVEVEVMDTGEGVKTTKLFEPGVTTKRYGWGVGLTLAKRIVEGYHRGRLVLKESQPGRTVFAIYLPVEKP
- a CDS encoding lysophospholipid acyltransferase family protein, whose protein sequence is MKRARNFAITWLMPLGTLLQFILPRWLVTKIAIFIGGLACRLSPRKREKLIENYRHILGRQRSQAELTQIACRAFKNLALFYADLLRVPVMKKRTALLGTFDPRNINRVLKQNRSAILVTAHIGNWDLAGVFLTALGYPLSAVVEPIPRGWTKTFDRYRRACAMETIPIPEHNRINRAIERGKIVALVADRDLTGHGIICPAFDAYRFFPKGPAVYALRHRIPVVIGYFIYQKRKNLPPYMGVIEPPIEFQPTANMDEDIHRLTSIIAFKLNQIISSYPDQWLVFNADWKCGK
- a CDS encoding response regulator, encoding MKLLWIDDEIDLLRPFIYTLEKKGYQVTTATNGPDGLSLLRSQSFDLILLDQMMTGMQGLDVLRRIKEIDPQVFVAMVTKSDDEALINEALGKMVDDFIIKPFTPAQLLAVIKRLLEKRKLVVTQMGREFVQTINEARDLESAGDWADYYFLLNYWNHIIHRYDDSGLKEILQERHRAANNKFSLFIEENYPQWLSGESPLLSHQILEKIVKPLWDRYRQIYFIVLDSMRYDQWLAILPLLKDFYQIETNFYFSILPSATPYSRNAIFSGLLPLEIYRRYPAWWVFEETGQNRYEQELLAENLRRLGFKSRFSFVKTSHGEELNQLKTILFDTNIRLSVIIINFLDLLIHSVKQTRLLNEMITDDASLVGVTRVWFASSFIYELLKEFARRECIIIITSDHGFIRVKRPTLIYGSREVSANLRYKHGAAIRVEEKDALLISNPESYALPAEHRGVKYALARSDYYFIYPTKPREYEKTYKNSFQHGGISMEEMIVPYAKLTPQ
- a CDS encoding glycosyltransferase family 4 protein encodes the protein MRICLVSSAYRPYISGVGEHVHYLGSELQKMGHTVHVLTSTCRTISENDLLPTMRLGTGLTIPFAGGEFTLPVGARLAPEVKNFLKKHTFDIVHCHGIFPPELAYWAAIYATCPTVVTFHTVTPHLPPFLCNLAAFSLKKLNAKLAAKIAVSQAAKRWAEKFFPGEYHVIPNGVDLSNFSPNAPPALSPAHPRIIYVGRLEKRKGLKYLILALPAVLKEFPKASLVVVGYGPLKNYVMQLAHKIKVLDSVQFVGPVSNSKLPGYYTSSTVYVAPTINPEAMGIVLIEAMACGIPVIASDISGYDEIITNGVNGILVPRRNIAKLAEAIITLISNSNLRNRISENALRYVAQYDWKNIAAHIESIYNQITQ
- a CDS encoding C4-type zinc ribbon domain-containing protein, with amino-acid sequence MKEHFANLRCLQEIDNEIKNLRERLNELPGKVTDIQKRCEAIKTILEGKKQLLQESKKQYKLADVDLRAAEEKIAAYSVQLYSAKDNVQYKALIKEIETQKKVKNDIEDRIIYLLESIEKLEREIQELEKTVAQAETDAKNRISVLEEERKELEKAVSERESQRTHLAELLPADLLRRYERIRISKGGIAVTNTENDRCNGCLSPIPPQRILEIERQDKLYLCEACGRILLPAEKKTHPAN
- a CDS encoding ribonuclease HI family protein, producing MKPKSPATDAQPYTVQVDGSSRNNPGPAGIGVAVIAPNGQLIKEISRFIGIKTNNQAEYEALITALTEIKNMNIQSVTIQTDSELLYYQLTGKYSVKSDKLKPLYQRAKQLLDSLSNVKFILVPRKCNRLTDKLAKKASSLVASR
- a CDS encoding glycosyltransferase family 4 protein: MKRPLKILLVSAAYRPYPSGVSEHVHNLASALTTLGHSVTILTTHFPKFQKLAPVDNIEVPIIRYGKAILLPLNRSYATLPVGAKLSKQIAAFLRSYHFDIVHCHGFFFPEISYWALIHSNSVNVVTSLTAGFKIHRFGSPVFRMIFSKEIKKIHGKIAISNRARMAIEPYLPGEYRIIPSGVNLKLFQPGYKPKIEKKTGEKIILFLGRLDKRKGLEVLIQAMPDIINSVPNTRLIIVGQGQRKEHYVKMVHELGLAKRVAFLGAARADELPSYYCSADVYCSPALGGETLGIVLLEAMACGVPVVASNIPGYDETVSHLNDGILVTPGNSTELAKAIIKVLSDNSLRANLINAGLQKVTNEYDWSIIASKTIDYYYELMKNRS